The following proteins come from a genomic window of Pirellula staleyi DSM 6068:
- a CDS encoding DUF1559 domain-containing protein, with product MTIRSARPNNGFTIVELLVVIAIIAVLVALLLPAVQSVRESARIAQCANHLKQMGHAAQLHHTQWELLPSGGAHWTYKRTKASNGAPLRSFKQNWGWAYQILPFLEQQAAYENTDDAKAAAAIIPVYFCPSRRRPVALPGITNGLADRTLRGALDYAGNGGYSSTLFPALNNENGVDGVIQPIKTTKRINLSDIKDGAGSTILLGERQYNRYFAADPLQAADENNGYIDGWDWDTIRWSNSIPARDRRDTTTYSHRFGGPHSGIAQFVFVDGSVRKLSYRIDPSTFRALCNRAAGSSPDPAAL from the coding sequence ATGACGATCCGCTCTGCACGCCCGAATAATGGCTTCACTATCGTCGAACTGCTGGTGGTGATTGCCATCATCGCAGTGCTCGTCGCGTTGCTGCTGCCTGCGGTTCAGTCGGTTCGCGAATCAGCCCGCATCGCGCAGTGTGCCAACCATCTCAAACAGATGGGGCATGCCGCTCAGTTGCATCACACGCAGTGGGAACTCCTCCCTAGTGGCGGTGCCCACTGGACCTACAAACGCACCAAGGCCTCCAACGGTGCGCCACTCCGCAGCTTCAAGCAAAACTGGGGCTGGGCCTATCAAATTCTTCCCTTCCTAGAGCAACAAGCGGCCTACGAAAACACCGACGATGCCAAAGCTGCTGCTGCCATCATACCGGTCTACTTCTGCCCCAGCCGTCGACGACCCGTTGCCCTGCCGGGCATCACCAACGGCCTGGCCGATCGCACACTGCGGGGCGCTCTCGACTACGCAGGCAACGGTGGATATAGCTCCACGCTGTTCCCCGCGCTCAACAACGAGAACGGGGTCGATGGGGTGATCCAGCCCATTAAAACCACGAAGCGAATTAATCTCTCCGACATCAAGGATGGTGCCGGTTCGACGATCTTGCTAGGCGAGCGACAATACAATCGCTACTTTGCAGCCGATCCTTTACAAGCCGCTGACGAGAACAACGGCTACATCGACGGCTGGGACTGGGACACCATCCGCTGGAGCAACTCGATTCCGGCACGTGATCGCCGCGATACCACCACCTACTCCCATCGCTTTGGTGGCCCCCATTCGGGGATTGCGCAGTTTGTGTTTGTCGATGGTTCTGTCAGAAAACTGAGCTACAGAATCGACCCGAGCACCTTTCGTGCTCTCTGCAACCGAGCAGCAGGAAGCTCGCCCGATCCAGCGGCTCTGTAA
- a CDS encoding DUF1559 domain-containing protein, producing the protein MQARVPKRQFVALKLNLSRPQRRGFTLVELLVVIAIIGVLVALLLPAVQAAREAARRMSCTNQLKQQGLALHNYHDSLGCFPSAYVVDTAHPSRTSTYDAPPGYAWGMLLLPYLELQTLHAKFNTSLPASDPSNAAAAATKVQVFLCPSASGNTTPAFAVVNGSGSTLATFSRSNYVANTGQDEAWGYTLADHSTVSDGPIFRNSSTRFGDITDGLSQTVFIGEHSSVLSSKTWVGVVPDAAVCANNPQKFPITECDGAATLVCVHAGPAAAEIDPDTGFAPIHPPNSPLCHVCQMYSEHPGGANVLLGDGSVRFVSQMIHQPTWAALASRNKGDVVKEY; encoded by the coding sequence ATGCAAGCAAGGGTGCCGAAGCGACAATTCGTCGCACTAAAGCTGAATTTATCCAGGCCACAGCGACGGGGGTTCACGCTGGTTGAACTGCTGGTGGTGATCGCTATCATCGGCGTGCTCGTCGCGCTGCTGCTCCCAGCGGTTCAGGCCGCTCGAGAAGCAGCCCGGCGCATGAGCTGCACCAATCAGTTGAAGCAGCAGGGACTCGCCCTGCACAACTACCACGACTCCCTCGGCTGTTTTCCTTCCGCCTACGTCGTCGACACCGCTCATCCGTCGCGCACTTCCACCTACGACGCTCCCCCCGGCTATGCCTGGGGAATGCTTCTCCTCCCCTACCTCGAACTGCAAACCCTGCACGCCAAGTTCAACACCTCGCTCCCCGCCAGCGATCCTTCGAACGCCGCCGCTGCTGCCACCAAGGTGCAAGTCTTCCTCTGCCCGTCGGCCAGTGGCAACACCACACCAGCCTTTGCCGTGGTCAACGGATCGGGCTCTACACTCGCCACGTTCAGCCGCTCGAACTACGTCGCCAACACCGGCCAGGATGAAGCGTGGGGCTACACGCTTGCCGATCACAGCACGGTTTCCGATGGGCCAATCTTTCGCAACAGCAGCACGCGATTTGGTGACATCACCGATGGCCTCTCGCAGACCGTTTTTATTGGCGAGCACAGCAGTGTGCTTTCGAGCAAGACGTGGGTCGGTGTCGTCCCCGATGCTGCAGTCTGCGCTAACAACCCCCAGAAGTTCCCCATCACCGAGTGCGACGGCGCGGCCACGCTCGTATGCGTCCATGCGGGACCGGCAGCGGCCGAGATTGATCCCGACACCGGCTTTGCGCCGATTCATCCCCCCAACAGCCCGCTGTGTCACGTTTGCCAGATGTATTCCGAGCATCCCGGCGGCGCAAATGTCTTATTGGGAGATGGTAGTGTCCGATTTGTGTCGCAAATGATCCATCAGCCCACCTGGGCAGCGCTGGCTAGTCGCAATAAAGGCGACGTGGTGAAAGAGTATTAA
- a CDS encoding sugar phosphate isomerase/epimerase, whose amino-acid sequence MARPVTLFTGQWADLPIEQMARKTKDFGYDGIELACWGDHFEVDKALSDDGYCARKRELLDSLDLQCHAISAHLVGQAVCDIIDERHKAILPPHVWGDGKPAGVNERAAEELKNTARAAKKFGVSVVNGFTGSSIWHLLYSFPPVPGKMIDDGFKLFADRFNPILDVFAECGVRFALEVHPTEIAFDIYTAQRALEALDHRPEFGFNFDPSHLHWQGVDSVEFIRAFPDRIYHVHMKDAIVTLNGRSGILASHINFGDYRRGWDFRSPGRGTVNFEEIIRELNRVGYTGPLSVEWEDSGMEREFGAREAATFVKTKDFAASGRAFDAAFEKE is encoded by the coding sequence ATGGCACGACCGGTTACCCTCTTCACCGGACAATGGGCCGACCTTCCGATCGAGCAAATGGCTCGCAAAACCAAGGATTTTGGCTACGACGGTATCGAACTCGCCTGCTGGGGCGATCACTTCGAAGTCGACAAGGCTTTGTCGGACGATGGCTACTGCGCCCGCAAGCGCGAGCTGCTCGACAGCTTGGATCTGCAGTGCCACGCGATCAGTGCTCACCTGGTGGGGCAAGCGGTTTGCGACATTATCGACGAGCGTCACAAGGCGATTCTGCCGCCCCATGTGTGGGGCGATGGCAAGCCAGCGGGTGTGAACGAAAGAGCTGCTGAAGAGCTGAAAAACACAGCCCGCGCGGCCAAGAAGTTCGGCGTGTCGGTGGTGAACGGTTTCACTGGTAGCAGCATTTGGCACCTGCTGTATTCGTTCCCGCCCGTTCCCGGCAAGATGATCGACGACGGCTTTAAGCTGTTCGCCGACCGCTTCAATCCGATCCTCGACGTGTTCGCCGAATGCGGCGTTCGCTTCGCCCTCGAAGTGCACCCGACCGAGATCGCGTTTGACATCTACACCGCCCAGCGGGCTCTCGAAGCGCTCGACCATCGACCTGAGTTCGGCTTCAACTTCGATCCAAGCCACTTGCACTGGCAGGGGGTCGATTCGGTCGAGTTCATCCGCGCGTTTCCCGACCGGATCTATCACGTTCACATGAAGGATGCGATTGTCACGCTGAACGGCCGCAGCGGCATTTTGGCCAGCCACATCAACTTTGGCGACTACCGCCGAGGCTGGGACTTCCGTAGCCCAGGTCGCGGAACGGTGAATTTCGAAGAGATCATTCGCGAGCTGAACCGGGTCGGCTACACCGGCCCGCTGTCGGTGGAATGGGAAGATAGCGGCATGGAACGCGAATTTGGTGCTCGCGAAGCAGCCACTTTCGTGAAAACGAAGGACTTCGCCGCTAGTGGCCGCGCGTTCGACGCTGCGTTCGAGAAAGAATAG
- the carB gene encoding carbamoyl-phosphate synthase large subunit: MPRRNDIKKILLIGSGPIVIGQACEFDYSGTQACKALREEGYVVVLVNSNPATIMTDPEMADRTYIEPLTWEVVSKVIEKERPDAILPTLGGQTGLNLAMDLAKHGVLEKYGVEMIGANAKVIAKAEEREQFKQAMEKIGLECCRGETIKTVEDARRVLQMVGLPCVVRPSFTLGGSGSAIAYNQGEFDMLVRRGLDQSPVREVLIEESIIGWKEYEMEVMRDMDDNVVIICSIENFDPMGVHTGDSITVAPAQTLSDKEYQRMRDASLAVIREIGVETGGSNIQFAIHPQTGRMIVIEMNPRVSRSSALASKATGFPIAKIAAKLAVGYRLHELSNDITRKTKACFEPTIDYVVTKIPRFAFEKFPEADPTLMTQMKSVGETMAIGRTFKESFQKALRGLEVGAFGFGCDSKDKWGTTEQPSEDDIRAKLSVPNAERVWHLRYALKSGMSVETIHDLTKIDRWFLDHLEQLVQTEEELRRIGDLNLVDTATFRKAKQQGFSDRQLATLWDSNEIDVRAARKARGIIPTYKSVDTCAAEFEAYTPYYYSTYEDEDEVPPKQPGKQRIMILGGGPNRIGQGIEFDYCCCHASFALREMGIESIMVNSNPETVSTDYDTSDLLFFEPLTNEDVLNIYDAVQPDGVIVQFGGQTPLNLARALSNAGVPVIGTSVDAIEASEDREQFAQMLSRLGLKQPANGIARNMSQARTEGAKVGFPSLVRPSFVLGGRAMEICYDQAQFERFVAEAFVVAQGQPVLIDRFLEDATEVDVDCISDGENVVIAGIMEHIEEAGVHSGDSACAIPPYSLPGPVIQEIREATHAMARHLKVVGLMNVQFAVKKEEGRPVIYILEVNPRASRTVPFVAKATGLSVAKIAAKVMAGMKLPELGVTREPIPSHVSVKESVFPFRKFVGVDIVLGPEMRSTGEVMGVSERFSIAFAKGQLAAGTVLPTSGKIFVSVSARHKESVVDLARRLHKLGHELVATEGTARRLAEAGIPVEAVKKIAEGRPNLLDYLNDGVIQLVLNTPSGKGARTDEGRIRAAAVQLGVPCITTIQAAEAAVKAMEALREEEITVQSLQDRFPDIKPIDFRKRAEMV; the protein is encoded by the coding sequence GTGCCTCGCCGAAACGACATCAAAAAGATTCTGCTGATTGGTTCCGGCCCCATCGTCATTGGTCAGGCCTGCGAGTTCGATTATTCGGGCACGCAAGCTTGCAAGGCACTGCGCGAAGAGGGCTATGTAGTAGTCCTCGTCAACAGCAACCCCGCCACGATCATGACCGATCCCGAGATGGCCGATCGCACCTACATCGAGCCCCTCACCTGGGAAGTGGTGTCGAAGGTCATCGAGAAAGAACGTCCCGATGCCATCCTCCCGACACTCGGTGGACAAACCGGCCTGAACCTCGCCATGGATCTTGCCAAGCATGGCGTGCTCGAGAAGTACGGCGTCGAGATGATCGGTGCCAATGCCAAGGTGATCGCCAAGGCTGAAGAGCGCGAGCAGTTCAAGCAGGCGATGGAAAAGATCGGCCTGGAATGCTGCCGCGGCGAAACGATTAAGACTGTCGAGGATGCGCGCCGCGTGCTGCAGATGGTGGGCCTCCCTTGCGTTGTGCGCCCCAGCTTCACGCTCGGCGGCAGCGGTTCGGCCATCGCCTACAACCAGGGCGAGTTCGACATGCTCGTCCGTCGTGGTCTCGATCAATCTCCCGTACGCGAAGTCCTGATCGAAGAATCGATCATCGGCTGGAAAGAGTACGAGATGGAGGTGATGCGCGACATGGACGACAATGTCGTGATCATCTGCTCGATCGAAAACTTCGATCCGATGGGTGTGCACACCGGCGACTCGATCACCGTCGCCCCTGCACAAACACTCAGCGACAAAGAATATCAGCGGATGCGCGATGCCAGCCTCGCGGTGATTCGCGAAATCGGCGTCGAAACAGGTGGCTCGAACATCCAGTTCGCCATCCATCCGCAAACCGGCCGGATGATCGTTATCGAGATGAACCCGCGCGTCAGCCGTAGTAGCGCGCTGGCGAGCAAAGCGACCGGCTTCCCGATTGCGAAGATCGCCGCGAAGCTCGCAGTGGGCTATCGCCTGCACGAACTCTCGAACGACATCACCCGCAAGACCAAAGCCTGCTTCGAACCGACGATCGACTATGTCGTCACCAAAATCCCACGTTTTGCGTTCGAGAAGTTCCCCGAAGCCGATCCTACGCTGATGACGCAAATGAAGAGCGTCGGCGAAACGATGGCGATCGGCCGCACGTTCAAAGAGTCGTTCCAAAAGGCGCTCCGCGGGCTCGAAGTCGGCGCTTTCGGCTTTGGCTGCGACAGCAAGGACAAATGGGGTACGACCGAACAACCGAGCGAAGACGATATTCGCGCCAAGCTGTCGGTTCCGAACGCCGAGCGCGTTTGGCACCTGCGCTACGCCCTTAAGAGTGGCATGAGCGTCGAGACGATCCACGATCTCACAAAAATCGATCGCTGGTTCCTCGATCACCTCGAGCAGCTCGTCCAAACCGAAGAGGAGCTCCGTCGCATCGGCGACTTGAACCTTGTCGACACTGCCACCTTCCGTAAAGCCAAACAGCAAGGATTTTCGGATCGTCAGCTCGCCACACTGTGGGATTCCAACGAGATCGATGTGCGTGCAGCGCGTAAAGCACGCGGCATCATCCCCACCTACAAGTCGGTCGACACCTGCGCCGCTGAGTTCGAGGCCTACACTCCTTACTACTACAGCACCTACGAAGACGAAGACGAAGTTCCCCCGAAACAGCCCGGCAAACAGCGGATCATGATCCTCGGCGGCGGTCCCAACCGCATCGGCCAAGGGATCGAGTTCGACTACTGCTGCTGTCACGCCAGTTTCGCACTGCGTGAGATGGGGATCGAGTCGATCATGGTCAACAGCAACCCTGAGACCGTCAGCACCGACTACGACACCAGTGACCTGCTCTTCTTCGAGCCTCTCACGAACGAAGATGTGCTGAACATCTACGACGCCGTTCAGCCCGACGGTGTGATTGTGCAGTTCGGTGGTCAAACGCCACTCAACCTGGCCCGCGCTCTTTCCAACGCTGGCGTACCCGTGATCGGCACCAGTGTCGACGCCATCGAAGCGAGCGAAGATCGCGAACAATTCGCCCAGATGCTTTCGCGACTCGGCCTGAAGCAACCGGCTAACGGCATTGCTCGCAACATGAGTCAGGCCCGTACCGAAGGTGCCAAGGTCGGCTTTCCCTCGCTCGTCCGCCCCAGCTTTGTGCTCGGTGGTCGCGCCATGGAAATTTGCTACGACCAAGCGCAGTTCGAGCGTTTTGTGGCCGAAGCATTTGTCGTCGCTCAAGGTCAGCCGGTCCTCATCGATCGCTTCCTCGAAGACGCGACCGAAGTCGACGTCGACTGCATCAGCGACGGCGAGAACGTCGTGATTGCTGGGATCATGGAACACATCGAAGAAGCTGGCGTTCACTCGGGGGACTCGGCCTGCGCGATTCCTCCCTACAGCTTGCCCGGCCCAGTGATCCAAGAGATTCGCGAAGCGACGCACGCGATGGCTCGCCACCTCAAAGTGGTGGGGCTGATGAACGTGCAATTCGCTGTGAAGAAGGAAGAAGGACGTCCCGTCATCTACATCCTGGAAGTGAATCCTCGCGCCAGCCGCACCGTTCCGTTTGTCGCCAAAGCGACCGGACTTTCGGTCGCCAAGATCGCCGCCAAGGTGATGGCCGGGATGAAACTGCCAGAACTCGGAGTGACTCGCGAACCGATTCCTTCGCACGTTTCGGTCAAAGAAAGTGTCTTCCCGTTCCGCAAGTTCGTAGGTGTCGACATCGTTCTCGGTCCCGAAATGCGCAGCACCGGCGAAGTGATGGGGGTGAGCGAACGCTTCTCCATCGCCTTTGCCAAAGGTCAGCTGGCAGCAGGAACGGTGCTCCCCACCAGTGGCAAGATTTTTGTGAGTGTCTCGGCCCGTCATAAGGAATCGGTTGTCGATTTGGCACGTCGACTCCATAAGCTCGGTCACGAGCTCGTCGCCACTGAAGGGACCGCGCGGCGCTTAGCCGAAGCGGGCATCCCGGTCGAAGCAGTGAAGAAGATCGCCGAAGGTCGTCCGAACTTGCTCGACTACCTCAACGACGGCGTGATTCAGCTCGTCCTCAATACACCGAGTGGCAAGGGAGCACGCACCGACGAAGGTCGTATCCGCGCTGCTGCTGTGCAACTCGGTGTCCCTTGCATCACGACGATTCAAGCCGCCGAAGCAGCGGTGAAAGCGATGGAAGCGCTTCGCGAAGAAGAGATCACGGTGCAATCGCTGCAGGATCGATTCCCCGACATCAAGCCAATCGACTTCCGCAAACGAGCCGAGATGGTTTAG
- a CDS encoding xylose isomerase — MKSMLPKLLLALLVALSGLPLSAIVHAEEPADVPAVLGRENLVAWCIVPFDKSKRSPEDRAAMLRKLGFTKFAYDYRAEHVPTFDAEIEALQREKVELFAWWFPTTMNPEAESILRVIEKHKIHPQLWVMGSGGKTTTDAEQATRVQEEAARIRVIAERAKMLGLKVGLYNHGGWFGEPENQLAVIEALAMENVGIVYNLHHGHDHLARFPKLLEQMKPKLLCLNLNGMVPDGERQGQKILPLGQGSLDLDVLQTIVKSGYSGPIGIIGHTQDDAEARLLDNLEGLSWLTSQMNADGDIIGNATSKPTTRTPSPLGNRSG, encoded by the coding sequence ATGAAATCGATGCTCCCAAAATTGCTGCTCGCGCTGCTGGTCGCCTTATCTGGGCTACCACTTTCAGCGATTGTGCATGCCGAGGAGCCTGCCGATGTACCTGCAGTTCTAGGCCGCGAAAACTTGGTGGCCTGGTGCATCGTACCCTTTGATAAGTCGAAGCGATCTCCCGAAGATCGCGCGGCGATGCTCCGCAAACTCGGGTTCACCAAGTTTGCTTACGACTATCGCGCCGAACATGTGCCGACGTTTGATGCCGAGATTGAAGCGCTCCAGCGCGAGAAAGTCGAACTGTTCGCCTGGTGGTTTCCCACGACGATGAATCCGGAAGCGGAGTCGATCTTGCGAGTGATCGAGAAGCACAAGATTCACCCGCAATTATGGGTGATGGGCTCCGGAGGTAAAACCACTACCGATGCCGAGCAAGCGACTCGCGTGCAAGAGGAAGCAGCCCGTATTCGTGTGATCGCTGAGCGCGCAAAGATGCTGGGGCTTAAGGTGGGGCTCTACAACCATGGTGGATGGTTTGGTGAACCCGAGAATCAACTGGCGGTGATCGAGGCACTCGCAATGGAGAACGTCGGCATCGTTTACAACCTGCATCACGGGCACGATCACTTGGCCCGTTTCCCCAAACTACTCGAGCAGATGAAGCCCAAACTTCTCTGCCTGAATCTCAACGGGATGGTCCCCGACGGCGAACGACAGGGTCAGAAAATCTTGCCACTCGGTCAAGGGTCACTCGATCTCGACGTGCTGCAAACCATCGTCAAGAGCGGCTATTCCGGACCGATTGGCATTATCGGTCACACGCAAGACGACGCCGAAGCGCGGCTGCTTGATAACCTCGAGGGTCTGTCGTGGCTCACTTCGCAGATGAATGCCGATGGCGATATCATCGGCAACGCCACATCGAAGCCGACCACGCGCACCCCTTCCCCGCTCGGAAATAGGAGCGGGTGA
- a CDS encoding class I SAM-dependent methyltransferase — MSSSGPSEVCAMCGGGMLALLAQREAWSYVVCRQCGHGQLSPIPSADELREFYEASYFEASSSGGYANYVADEPLHRLNSGGRLKRLARAGVSGGKLLDIGCAAGFFLDEARKAGFSVVGQDVSRWARHFARDTLGLEVVSSVDEILPAQRASFRCVTLFQLLEHDPDPRALLHKVHALLQPGGVLVVETWRRDSLIARLFGRYWQQLSPPSVIHLFSQKSALALAAETGFTDIKLQSSSKTVSAPFVGNLLAKKHPFLFTPLAWLTSRWPMKYVSAPYALGDLVTMTARKLP, encoded by the coding sequence TTGTCGAGCTCCGGACCGAGCGAAGTTTGTGCGATGTGCGGCGGCGGCATGCTCGCGCTCTTGGCCCAGCGGGAGGCTTGGAGCTATGTCGTTTGCCGCCAGTGCGGACATGGTCAGCTCAGCCCCATTCCTTCCGCTGATGAGCTTCGCGAGTTTTACGAAGCATCGTATTTTGAAGCGAGCAGCAGTGGGGGCTATGCCAACTATGTTGCCGACGAACCGCTTCATCGACTCAACAGTGGCGGTCGGCTGAAGCGACTTGCTCGTGCGGGGGTCAGTGGTGGCAAGTTGCTCGACATCGGCTGTGCAGCTGGCTTCTTTTTAGACGAAGCCAGGAAGGCCGGTTTTAGCGTTGTGGGGCAAGATGTCTCGCGCTGGGCACGTCACTTTGCGCGTGACACGTTAGGTCTCGAAGTGGTCAGCAGCGTCGATGAGATACTGCCAGCGCAGCGGGCTAGTTTTCGCTGCGTCACGCTTTTTCAACTGCTGGAGCACGATCCCGATCCACGTGCGCTGCTCCATAAAGTGCACGCGCTGCTTCAGCCGGGAGGAGTGCTTGTTGTGGAAACGTGGCGCCGCGATTCGCTGATCGCGCGGCTGTTTGGCCGGTACTGGCAGCAACTCTCGCCACCGAGCGTGATCCATCTCTTCTCGCAAAAAAGCGCCCTGGCGCTGGCTGCTGAAACAGGTTTCACCGACATAAAACTGCAGTCGTCGAGCAAAACGGTCTCTGCGCCGTTTGTGGGGAACTTACTCGCGAAAAAACATCCGTTTCTTTTTACCCCCTTGGCATGGCTCACATCGCGTTGGCCAATGAAGTACGTCTCCGCACCGTATGCCTTGGGAGACTTGGTGACGATGACTGCTCGCAAACTCCCGTAG
- a CDS encoding DUF1294 domain-containing protein, whose amino-acid sequence MPLNLLLIVAAVGVVMSLITLVVYAIDKSAAQRGGRRVPENTLHLLALLGGWPGALLAQRWLRHKSIKVPFLILFWITAILNIAVTALLLSPYGLQLLGLG is encoded by the coding sequence GTGCCTTTGAATTTGCTGCTGATAGTGGCAGCTGTTGGTGTGGTGATGAGCCTGATCACGTTGGTTGTCTATGCGATCGACAAATCGGCGGCTCAGCGCGGCGGGCGGCGCGTGCCTGAGAACACACTGCATCTCCTTGCGCTCTTGGGTGGTTGGCCCGGCGCACTCTTGGCCCAGCGTTGGCTCCGCCATAAGTCGATCAAGGTTCCGTTTTTGATCCTCTTTTGGATCACCGCGATACTAAACATCGCCGTTACTGCATTGCTTCTCTCTCCCTACGGCCTACAGCTCTTGGGACTCGGCTAG
- the infC gene encoding translation initiation factor IF-3: MNEQIRISPVRVIGDDGAQLGIMPVDQALSKARESDLDLVEVAPNERPPVCRIMDFGKYKYEKKKKAQQPTHQVKTKEIRLRPKTGDHDIEFKVKQAVGFLQHKDKVQVSVIFRGRELAHIEEGRKVMDKVVSELLEFGKLEFPPQQQAKRMICTIMPK, encoded by the coding sequence GTGAACGAGCAGATACGCATTTCGCCTGTTCGTGTGATTGGTGACGATGGAGCCCAGCTGGGAATCATGCCGGTAGACCAGGCCCTCTCGAAAGCACGAGAGAGCGATCTGGATCTGGTGGAAGTTGCGCCGAACGAGCGCCCCCCAGTCTGCCGCATCATGGACTTCGGCAAGTACAAGTACGAGAAGAAGAAAAAGGCGCAGCAGCCGACTCACCAGGTCAAAACCAAGGAAATTCGCCTCCGCCCCAAAACGGGCGATCACGATATCGAGTTCAAGGTGAAGCAGGCCGTTGGGTTCCTGCAGCACAAGGACAAGGTGCAGGTGTCGGTGATCTTCCGCGGTCGCGAACTCGCGCACATCGAAGAAGGTCGCAAGGTGATGGATAAAGTGGTGTCGGAACTCCTCGAGTTCGGCAAGCTTGAATTCCCACCGCAGCAGCAAGCCAAGCGCATGATTTGCACGATCATGCCGAAGTAG
- a CDS encoding integral membrane protein TerC, producing the protein MIELLSGLPLADFEIFGQKAEGADLAIIALLVLLEGVLSIDNALVLGLLAKRLPPEQRPKALSYGLIGAFVFRVIAICTASLLLQWTIVKFIGGAYLVYIAVKHLFFEAKEDHEEDIIIGKTGEPELVQAGTGKPLTSAEETDEIRERLPIPESAVEALTGDLEPAKRQTKYAGFWGTVAVIELTDVAFAVDSILAAMALAGSRQEKLWVVITGGIIGVVLMRFAAAIFIKLLDRFPRFELSAYLLVVVIGLKLLVDWGFNSDWSFQQQPYFAKLLGSSVTSFENLEASRRETVKSYEGWLEKDWIFHLEPEEHDEASHDTDHDHGDAEEMKEEAEDKAEAAAEEGKVALPPHVPHLLNFHDLRRPECMTFWLIMLACFIYGFVPGKKNPHIKPDMQLH; encoded by the coding sequence GTGATTGAACTATTGAGTGGCCTTCCCCTGGCCGACTTCGAGATCTTTGGCCAGAAAGCCGAGGGGGCTGATCTCGCAATCATTGCCCTGCTTGTGCTGCTCGAAGGGGTCCTCTCAATCGACAACGCGCTGGTGCTCGGCCTGCTCGCCAAGCGACTTCCACCGGAACAGCGGCCCAAAGCCTTGTCGTATGGCCTGATTGGCGCGTTTGTCTTTCGCGTCATTGCGATTTGCACCGCCAGCCTGCTGCTGCAATGGACGATCGTCAAGTTCATCGGTGGCGCTTATCTCGTCTACATCGCCGTGAAACATCTCTTCTTTGAAGCCAAGGAAGATCACGAAGAAGATATCATCATCGGAAAAACCGGTGAGCCCGAACTCGTGCAAGCGGGAACTGGCAAACCGCTGACCTCTGCAGAAGAGACTGACGAAATTCGCGAGCGTCTTCCGATTCCTGAGTCGGCTGTGGAGGCCCTGACCGGCGATCTTGAACCAGCGAAGCGTCAAACCAAGTACGCCGGTTTCTGGGGGACGGTGGCGGTCATTGAACTAACCGACGTCGCCTTTGCTGTCGACTCGATCCTCGCCGCCATGGCGCTCGCTGGCAGCCGCCAAGAGAAGCTGTGGGTTGTCATCACCGGTGGCATCATCGGCGTGGTGTTGATGCGTTTTGCAGCGGCGATCTTCATTAAGCTCCTCGATCGTTTTCCACGCTTCGAACTTTCCGCCTACCTACTGGTGGTCGTTATCGGTCTCAAGCTGCTGGTCGACTGGGGCTTTAATAGCGACTGGAGTTTCCAGCAACAGCCGTACTTCGCCAAGCTACTCGGCAGTAGCGTCACTTCGTTCGAGAACTTGGAAGCTTCGCGTCGCGAAACCGTCAAGAGCTACGAAGGCTGGCTCGAGAAGGATTGGATTTTCCATCTCGAACCTGAAGAGCACGACGAAGCCTCGCACGATACCGACCATGACCATGGCGACGCTGAAGAAATGAAAGAAGAGGCGGAAGACAAAGCCGAAGCTGCAGCGGAAGAAGGGAAGGTAGCATTGCCACCCCATGTTCCTCACTTGCTGAACTTCCACGATCTTCGTCGTCCTGAATGCATGACATTCTGGCTCATCATGCTTGCCTGTTTCATCTACGGCTTCGTGCCCGGCAAAAAGAACCCGCACATCAAGCCTGATATGCAGCTGCACTAA